A window of the Vigna angularis cultivar LongXiaoDou No.4 chromosome 3, ASM1680809v1, whole genome shotgun sequence genome harbors these coding sequences:
- the LOC108324753 gene encoding putative non-specific lipid-transfer protein 14 yields MELCVGCNKALRIIGLAMLLSSAPIVSSFIECSIITQLFSACSLFITHGTPDPIPGSPCCDAMSGVNNIANTADNRQYVCRCLMDLIDNFSSNASAIGILPGLCGISFGFNIDPNADCTL; encoded by the coding sequence ATGGAACTTTGTGTGGGATGCAACAAGGCTTTAAGAATAATTGGGTTGGCGATGTTGTTGTCCTCGGCTCCAATTGTATCTTCATTTATAGAATGCTCCATAATTACTCAGCTTTTCTCAGCATGCTCCTTGTTCATCACCCACGGCACCCCAGACCCCATTCCAGGGTCCCCTTGTTGTGATGCTATGTCTGGGGTGAACAATATTGCCAACACTGCTGATAATAGGCAATATGTTTGTAGGTGTTTAATGGACCTCATTGACAATTTCAGTTCAAATGCCTCAGCCATTGGTATCTTACCAGGCTTATGTGGTATCTCTTTCGGATTCAATATTGATCCTAATGCAGACTGTACTTTATAA
- the LOC108324218 gene encoding RHOMBOID-like protein 2: MARRDLESGGGRTKNNRTEENYTAHESSNLYEADTHWTSWLVPMFVVANIAVFVVSMYINNCPKNNLGLQGGCVAKFLGRFSFEPMQENPLLGPSSSTLTKMGALRWDNVVNGHQGWRLVTCIWLHAGIIHLLANMLSLVFIGIRLEQQFGFVRIGVIYLVSGFGGSVLSCLFIRDHTSVGASGALFGLLGAMLSELITNWTIYSNKAMALLTLLVIIVINLGIGILPHVDNFAHIGGFVVGFLLGFILLPRPQFGWLEQRRLPAGVRLKSKYKAYQYVLWIVSLVLLAAGLAIALVMLFRGEKGYDHCHWCRYLTCVPTSKWECSNGS, translated from the exons ATGGCCAGAAGAGATCTTGAGAGTGGCGGTGGGAGAACCAAGAACAACAGAACAGAGGAAAACTACACTGCACATGAATCTTCTAATCTTTACGAAGCTGATACCCATTGGACATCATGGCTGGTTCCTATGTTTGTGGTTGCTAATATTGCTGTTTTTGTTGTTTCCATGTACATCAACAATTGTCCCAAGAATAACCTCGGTCTCCAAGGTGGCTGCGTGGCCAAGTTCCTTGGAAGGTTCTCCTTCGAACCTATGCAGGAGAATCCGTTGCTTGGTCCTTCTTCTTCAAC ATTGACCAAGATGGGAGCCCTTCGGTGGGATAATGTTGTGAACGGGCATCAAGGATGGAGACTTGTCACTTGCATTTGGTTACACGCTGGGATTATTCATTTGCTTGCTAACATGTTGAGTCTGGTATTCATTGGGATTCGTCTGGAACAGCAATTCGGGTTTG TGAGGATTGGAGTTATATACCTGGTGTCTGGGTTTGGTGGAAGTGTTCTGTCGTGTCTGTTTATCAGAGACCACACTTCGGTGGGTGCTTCTGGTGCCCTTTTTGGACTTCTTGGCGCAATGCTATCTGAACTTATCACAAACTGGACTATATATTCCAACAAA GCAATGGCATTACTCACCCTTCTAGTGATCATTGTGATCAACCTTGGCATTGGCATTTTGCCACACGTGGATAACTTTGCTCACATTGGAGGATTCGTGGTGGGATTTCTCCTTGGTTTTATTTTGTTGCCTCGTCCTCAGTTTGGATGGTTAGAGCAGCGTCGACTTCCTGCCGGTGTGCGTTTGAAGTCTAAGTACAAAGCTTACCAATATGTTTTATGGATAGTGTCTCTTGTTCTGTTGGCTGCAGG GTTAGCAATTGCATTGGTGATGCTATTCCGGGGTGAGAAAGGGTATGATCACTGCCATTGGTGTCGGTACCTAACATGTGTCCCGACCTCTAAATGGGAATGCAGCAATGGCAGTTAA